A single genomic interval of Gossypium raimondii isolate GPD5lz chromosome 11, ASM2569854v1, whole genome shotgun sequence harbors:
- the LOC128034750 gene encoding uncharacterized protein LOC128034750, protein MTIDFVSGLPLTPTKKDFVWVILDRLTKDPRFTSRFWKKLHEDLALRLDFSTVFHPQTNDNVRLIRDHLKTTSNRQKSYADLKRRDIEYSMGDFIYLEVSPWKKVLRFYHKGKLNPRCIGTYRILKFVGPVAYQLELPLELDYIHYVFNVSMLRRYWSDPSHVVSVEEIKFRPDLTFKKELVQILDRDIKVMMRKSILLVKVLWQNHDSEEVTWELEDSIR, encoded by the exons ATGACAAtagacttcgttagtgggttgcccttgACACCTACTAAAAAGGATTTTGTTTGGGTTATcttggatcgattgaccaa ggatcctcgctTCACTTCTCGGTTCTGGAAGAAACTTCACGAAGATTTGGCTTTaagattggacttcagtactgtgTTCCATCCTCAGACCAATG ATAATGTTAGATTGATTCGAGATCATCTGAAGACTACTTCTAATAGACAGAAGtcctatgcagatttgaaaaggaGGGATATTGAGTACTCTATGGGTGATTTCATATACCTTGAGGTATCGCCGTGGAAGAAGGTTCTACGGTTCTATCATAAGGGCAAGTTAAACCCTAGGTGCATTGGGACGTATCGAATTCTGAAGTTTGTGGGACCGGTTGCTTATCAGTtagagttacctctagagttggACTATATCCATTATGTGTTTAACGTCTCGATGTTGAGGCGGTACTGGTCTGATCCATCTCATGTTGTCTCTGTTGAGGAGATCAAGTTTAGACCGGACCTGACTTTTAAGAAGGAGCTGGTTCAGATTTTGGATCGAGATATTAAGGTTATGATGAGGAAGTCCATTCTATTAGTTAAGGTTCTATGGCAGAATCATGATTCTGAGGAAGTCACGTGGGAACTTGAGGACTCGATACGTTAG